In Candidatus Manganitrophaceae bacterium, one DNA window encodes the following:
- a CDS encoding GDP-L-fucose synthase has translation MIRGGLQSIGRTLQIWEAKRIYIAGHQGLIGSALVRRLEAKGQPILTRTRDELDLCNRTQVDAFFNKEKPDTVFLAAGRVGGIIENREYPADFITENLELQLNVLRASHQAGVKRLIFFGSSCMYPRECPQPMKESQLLSGRPEPTSLAYAISKLAGLEMCLSYNRQYGEQRFLPVIPNSAYGPHDNFSPASSHVLSALIRKMHEAKVKEEKSVVLWGTGDPRREFIHADDIAAACLLLLEQDVSKVEFPLNIGVGSDQSIRELAEIIRRVVGYEGKIEWDTSKPDGAPRKLLDSTRFIALGWRSRITLEEGLRNTYEWFIKQEGSV, from the coding sequence ATGATTCGAGGCGGTCTGCAAAGTATAGGTCGAACTCTCCAAATCTGGGAAGCCAAACGAATATACATCGCAGGTCATCAGGGCCTCATTGGTTCAGCTTTGGTTCGTAGGCTGGAAGCGAAGGGTCAACCGATTCTTACTCGAACCCGAGATGAGTTGGACCTTTGTAACCGTACCCAGGTGGATGCTTTCTTTAACAAAGAGAAACCTGATACCGTTTTTCTTGCTGCCGGTCGGGTCGGTGGCATCATTGAGAATAGAGAATACCCGGCGGACTTTATTACTGAGAACTTAGAGCTTCAGCTGAATGTTTTGCGTGCCTCGCATCAGGCTGGAGTGAAGCGATTGATCTTTTTCGGATCCTCCTGCATGTATCCGCGCGAGTGTCCGCAGCCGATGAAGGAGTCCCAACTTTTAAGCGGCAGACCTGAACCGACCAGCCTTGCTTATGCCATCTCCAAGTTGGCAGGACTGGAGATGTGTCTCTCATATAACCGTCAGTATGGAGAACAGCGGTTCCTTCCAGTTATTCCGAACAGCGCGTATGGTCCCCACGATAATTTTAGTCCAGCTTCTTCTCATGTTCTCTCTGCGTTGATTCGAAAAATGCATGAAGCAAAGGTAAAGGAAGAAAAGTCAGTCGTATTATGGGGAACCGGAGATCCTAGACGAGAATTCATCCATGCGGATGACATTGCAGCTGCGTGTCTTCTCCTCCTGGAGCAGGATGTCTCCAAAGTCGAATTCCCTTTGAATATTGGGGTCGGTTCTGATCAGTCGATCCGAGAGCTTGCCGAGATCATCCGCCGGGTCGTGGGATATGAGGGAAAAATCGAATGGGATACGTCAAAACCTGACGGTGCCCCTAGAAAACTCTTAGACAGTACCCGGTTCATTGCGCTGGGATGGCGCTCCAGGATTACATTAGAAGAAGGTCTTCGAAACACCTATGAATGGTTTATCAAACAAGAAGGTAGCGTTTAA
- a CDS encoding kinase, with protein sequence MIVSRTPFRVSFFGGGTDYPAWYQENGGSVLATTIDKYCYLSCRYLPPFFDHKYRIVYSKIETVKDIADINHPAVKAVLQEMGCNKGLEVHHDGDLPARSGLGSSSSFTVGLINAIMAMNGQHISKEDVAKQAIHIEQNVIKENVGSQDQISAAFGGFNKIEFKTNDSFEVFPIIMDKPRQEDFENHLMLFFTGFSRIASDIAKSKIENFKNRVVELCRMREMVNEAIAILQSKNEPIENFGKLLHECWEYKKSLSDRVSTPQIDLIYEAAKRAGATGGKILGAGGGGFLLLFVTPAVRQQVMEKLKYLIHVPFRFENSGSKIVLYQPNGLG encoded by the coding sequence ATGATCGTTAGTCGAACGCCTTTTAGGGTCTCATTTTTTGGAGGTGGGACCGATTATCCTGCCTGGTATCAAGAAAATGGAGGTTCGGTGCTTGCCACGACAATTGACAAGTATTGTTATCTCAGTTGTCGTTATCTTCCGCCCTTTTTCGACCATAAATATAGAATCGTCTATTCAAAAATTGAGACGGTTAAAGACATCGCAGACATCAACCATCCTGCGGTGAAGGCTGTTCTGCAAGAGATGGGCTGCAATAAGGGTCTTGAGGTCCATCATGATGGGGATCTTCCAGCCCGTTCCGGACTTGGATCGAGCTCGTCTTTTACAGTCGGGCTAATCAATGCAATTATGGCAATGAACGGCCAGCATATCTCTAAAGAGGATGTTGCGAAACAGGCGATCCACATTGAGCAAAACGTGATTAAGGAGAATGTCGGTTCTCAGGATCAGATATCGGCGGCCTTTGGCGGGTTTAATAAGATAGAGTTCAAAACGAATGATTCTTTTGAGGTCTTTCCGATTATTATGGATAAACCGAGACAAGAAGATTTTGAGAATCATCTAATGCTTTTCTTCACCGGCTTCTCAAGGATTGCTTCTGATATCGCCAAGTCAAAAATCGAAAACTTTAAAAATCGTGTGGTAGAGCTCTGCAGGATGCGGGAGATGGTAAACGAAGCCATTGCAATCCTTCAGTCCAAGAACGAGCCGATAGAGAATTTTGGAAAACTTTTACACGAGTGTTGGGAATATAAAAAGAGCCTCTCCGATAGAGTATCGACCCCTCAAATAGACTTAATTTATGAGGCGGCAAAGCGTGCGGGGGCTACCGGCGGGAAGATCTTGGGGGCGGGCGGGGGAGGGTTTTTGCTCTTGTTTGTTACCCCAGCGGTTCGCCAGCAGGTGATGGAGAAGCTGAAGTATTTGATCCATGTTCCTTTTCGTTTTGAAAATTCAGGCAGCAAAATTGTGCTTTATCAGCCGAACGGATTAGGTTAA
- a CDS encoding cobalamin B12-binding domain-containing protein → MASSERSGDQRLDLVLVNPGAQKQVYQGLSSTLTAIEPPVWVGLIATFARNHGEMVRIIDAEAEGWSPERVGEEIGKLNPRLAAVIVFGSQPSASTQKMTAAGDTCGAIRRLAPDVKSILGGVHVSALPKKTLEEEPVDFVCEGEGPFTILGLLRVLKSENREALESVPGLWYRKSGEIISNLPAPISDDLDRDLPGVAWDLLPMEKYRAHNWHCFGRLNDRQPYAVLYTSLGCPFKCSFCCINAPFGKPSIRYRSPQSVIQEIDFLVQNYKVKSIKILDEMFVLNKKHVLDICDLLIERNYNLNFWAYARVDTVQEEMLEKMKKAGINWLALGIESGSKHVRDGVLKKFGQEDIQETVRAIQRAGINVIGNYIFGLPDDDLQSMQDTLDLALELNCEFANFYSAMAYPGSKLYNLAVEKGWPLPEKWHGFSQHGIDTLPLPTEHLTAGQVLKFRDEAFQIYFNNPRYLSYVKERFGLETVDHIREMASHKVERRWYRQIPTKQALPVI, encoded by the coding sequence ATGGCAAGCTCAGAGAGATCCGGTGATCAGCGACTTGATCTGGTATTGGTTAATCCAGGCGCGCAGAAGCAGGTATACCAAGGTCTCAGCAGCACACTGACCGCAATCGAGCCACCTGTATGGGTTGGTTTAATCGCGACTTTTGCTCGGAATCATGGCGAAATGGTAAGAATTATCGATGCTGAGGCGGAGGGGTGGTCTCCAGAGAGGGTGGGGGAAGAGATAGGAAAGCTTAATCCCCGGTTAGCGGCGGTCATTGTTTTTGGATCCCAACCTTCAGCGTCCACTCAAAAGATGACCGCCGCAGGGGATACCTGTGGAGCAATTCGACGTCTTGCTCCTGATGTTAAATCGATCCTCGGCGGGGTTCATGTTTCAGCGTTGCCTAAAAAGACTCTTGAAGAGGAACCTGTTGATTTTGTCTGCGAGGGAGAAGGCCCCTTTACGATTCTTGGATTGCTTCGTGTATTAAAAAGTGAAAATCGAGAAGCTTTGGAATCTGTCCCTGGGCTTTGGTATCGGAAATCGGGGGAGATTATTTCAAATCTTCCTGCTCCTATTAGTGATGATTTGGATCGTGATCTTCCGGGGGTGGCTTGGGATCTGTTGCCGATGGAGAAATACCGTGCACATAATTGGCACTGCTTCGGCCGTTTAAATGATCGGCAGCCGTATGCGGTGCTTTATACGAGTTTAGGATGTCCCTTTAAATGTAGCTTCTGTTGCATTAACGCTCCCTTTGGAAAACCGAGCATCCGATATAGAAGTCCTCAAAGTGTGATTCAGGAAATTGATTTCCTTGTTCAGAATTATAAGGTTAAATCGATTAAGATCCTCGATGAGATGTTCGTTCTCAATAAAAAACATGTGCTTGATATTTGTGATCTTTTAATTGAACGCAACTATAATCTTAACTTTTGGGCCTATGCCAGAGTAGATACGGTACAGGAAGAGATGCTTGAGAAAATGAAAAAAGCTGGCATCAACTGGCTGGCGCTCGGGATTGAGTCCGGAAGTAAACATGTCCGTGATGGGGTCCTCAAGAAGTTTGGTCAGGAAGATATTCAGGAAACGGTCCGGGCGATTCAGCGCGCCGGAATTAACGTGATTGGAAATTACATTTTCGGCCTACCCGACGATGATCTTCAGAGCATGCAGGACACGCTCGACCTAGCCTTGGAATTGAATTGTGAATTCGCAAACTTTTATAGCGCAATGGCCTATCCTGGTTCTAAGTTATATAACTTGGCGGTTGAGAAGGGGTGGCCTTTGCCCGAAAAGTGGCATGGTTTCTCGCAGCATGGAATTGATACTTTACCACTTCCGACGGAACATTTGACGGCAGGACAAGTATTGAAGTTCCGAGATGAAGCGTTTCAGATTTATTTCAATAATCCGAGATATTTATCCTATGTTAAAGAAAGATTCGGTTTAGAAACGGTCGACCATATCCGGGAGATGGCGAGCCATAAAGTTGAACGTCGTTGGTATAGGCAGATCCCAACGAAACAAGCGCTTCCCGTAATTTAA
- a CDS encoding NAD-dependent epimerase/dehydratase family protein, which yields MNCIVLGGGGFLGSHLCDSLLAGGHFVRIFEKKGSSKINIKHLINKIDLKEGDFSDLDNVREALSDMDIVFHLIGTTLPQSSNDNPIYDLSSNLVATVQMLDIAKREGIKKIIFASSGGTIYGVPQVLPIPEDHPTLPICSYGIQKLAIEKYLHLYHCLYAIDYAVLRISNPYGARQSVESNQGAISIFIERALREQPIEIWGDGSIVRDFIHVSDVARAFVKSINNCTDYRLFNIGSGVGHTLRDIISEIEKEMGHQLKVTFTYARKIDVPANVLAIERASQALDWSPDVPFSMGISQMIRDRKLLS from the coding sequence ATGAATTGTATTGTTCTCGGGGGTGGTGGTTTTTTAGGGTCTCATCTTTGTGATAGTTTATTGGCCGGGGGCCATTTTGTGCGAATTTTTGAAAAGAAAGGGAGCAGCAAGATAAATATAAAGCATCTGATAAATAAGATCGATCTTAAGGAAGGGGATTTTTCTGATCTAGATAATGTTCGAGAGGCACTTTCGGATATGGATATCGTATTCCACTTAATCGGTACTACACTCCCACAATCATCAAATGATAATCCAATCTATGATCTCTCATCGAATCTCGTCGCAACTGTTCAGATGCTAGATATCGCCAAGAGGGAAGGTATAAAAAAGATAATATTTGCTTCATCAGGGGGTACGATTTATGGAGTTCCCCAGGTCCTTCCAATACCTGAAGATCATCCAACCCTCCCTATCTGTTCTTATGGAATTCAAAAGCTTGCCATAGAAAAGTATTTGCATTTGTATCATTGCCTTTATGCAATTGACTACGCTGTTCTGAGGATCTCGAATCCCTATGGAGCACGGCAATCGGTTGAATCGAATCAGGGCGCTATCTCGATTTTCATTGAGAGGGCTCTTCGGGAACAGCCCATTGAAATTTGGGGTGATGGAAGTATCGTGAGAGATTTCATTCATGTTTCAGATGTGGCAAGGGCTTTTGTAAAGTCGATAAATAATTGTACCGATTATCGACTCTTTAACATAGGGAGTGGGGTTGGACATACGCTTCGAGATATTATCTCAGAGATCGAAAAAGAGATGGGACATCAGCTTAAAGTGACATTTACATATGCCAGAAAAATCGATGTGCCGGCAAATGTCCTTGCCATTGAAAGAGCATCCCAGGCATTAGACTGGTCTCCCGATGTCCCATTTTCAATGGGAATCTCACAAATGATCAGGGATAGGAAGCTCTTAAGCTGA